DNA sequence from the Rhodothermales bacterium genome:
GGTCGTCACCGTCAGGTGGCTCGTGGCCTCCTGGTATGCGTGCAGCGTCGTGAGGAGCGTGTCCTCGGGGCGCATGCGCTGGATCGTGTGGTGCGCGACGCGCGCCTCGCGGCCGGCGGCCACTTCGGTCACGCTGTTGGTGAACGTGCGGGCGGACGCCAGGCTATACTGCGACTCGATGAAGGTGCACGAGGCGAGTTCGCCGGCGACGATCAACTGCCTTGGCTGCACGAACACGTCACTCGCGCCGGTGACGATGTTGTGGATGTGGATCGGGCGCGTCAGCGCGAGCCCGGCCGGCACATGCACGAAGAGCCCACCCACCACGAACGCGGTGTTGAGCGCGATGAACGGCTCGTCGCTGTGGCTGGCGTAATGCGCGAAATGGGCGTTGAACAGATCCGCATGCGCCTGGCCGGCAGAGTCCAGCCCGCTCACGACCACGCCGGCGGGCAGCCCGGCCAGGTCCGACAACATCGGCTGGAAATAGCCGTTGACCAGCACGATGCGGTACACCTCCAGATCGGGGATCGCGTGCCGGTCCACGATCTCACAGGTCACGCCCGACGGATCGTTCTCCAGCCGCAACGCGAACGGGTGCGACAGCGTCTGCGACAGGTTGGTGTATTTCCACCGCTCGGACTTGCGGTTCGGGAAGCCGAGCGTGAGAAAGCGGTCGATCGCTTCCTGGCGCATGTGCCGGATGGCGGCATGATGGCCGTTGAGCGCCTTGCCCACGTTGGCGTTGAAGAGATCCCGAAACCGGTTCTCGAGCAGATGGGAATCGTTGGAATGCGAAGCCATGGGAATACAGGGGACGTCTGAAGGAAACGAGGCGGATGGGGGAAGCTCAGGCGACGGTGCCCACGGTTTCTTCCTTGATCCAGTCGTAGCCCTTCTCTTCGAGTTCGAGCGCGAGGTCCTTGCCGCCGGTCTTGACGATGCGTCCGTCGAGCAGGACGTGCACGACGTCCGGCACGATGTAGTTCAGCAGCCGCTGGTAGTGCGTGATGACGAGGAACGAGCGCTCCGGCGAACGCAGCTGGTTGACGCCTTCGGACACGATCCGCAGCGCGTCGATGTCGAGCCCTGAGTCGGTCTCGTCCAGGATCGCCAGACGCGGCTGCAGCATGGCCATCTGGAAGATCTCATTGCGTTTCTTTTCGCCGCCCGAGAAGCCTTCGTTGACGGCGCGTCGCTTCAGGTCCGGGTCGAGGTGCACGACTTTCGCGCGCTCCTTCATCAGCTGCAGGAATTCCGCCGCCGAGATCGATTCCTCGCCCCGGTGGGCGCGCTGGGCGTTGACGGCCTGGCGGAGGAAGTTGGACATGCTGACGCCGGGAAGCTCCACCGGGTACTGGAACGCGAGGAAGATGCCTTCGAGCGCTCGCTCGTCCGGCTCCATATCGAGCAGGTCGTGGCCCATGTAGTCGACGGCGCCTTCGGTGATCTCATACAGATCCCGGCCGGCGAGCACGGAGGCAAGGGTGCTCTTGCCGGAGCCGTTCGGCCCCATGATCGCATGCACCTCGCCGGGGTTCACCGTCAGGTTGAGGCCCTTGAGGATCGGCTTGTCTTCGATGGAAACGTGCAGGTTGGATATCTGAAGCATGGTACGATGGTCTGCGAGTTGGGAGCGTAATGTCGGGGATGCGGGGCGCCGGCTCAGCCGACGCTGCCTTCGAGTTCGATGGCGAGGAGCTTCTGCGCCTCGACGGCGAACTCCATCGGCAGCTTGGCCAGGATGTCCTTGCAGAAGCCGTTGACGATCAACTTGATCGCGTCTTCCTCGCTGATGCCGCGCTGGTTGCAGTAGAAGATCTGGTCCTCGCCTACTTTAGAGGTCGTGGCTTCGTGTTCCACCTGGGCCGTCGGGTTGTTGATCTCGAGGTAGGGGAACGTGTGCGCGCCGCACGTCGAGCCGAGGAGCATCGAGTCGCACTGCGAGAAATTGCGCGCGCCCTCGGCGTTCCGGCCCACGCGGACCAGCCCGCGGTAGCTGTTCTGGCTGTGGCCCGCGGAGATACCCTTCGAGATGATCGTGCTGCGCGTGTTTTTGCCCAGATGGATCATCTTGGTGCCGGTGTCCGCCTGCTGCCGGCCCTTGGTGAAGGCGACGGAGTAAAACTCGCCCACCGAATGGTCGCCCTTCAGGATCACGCTGGGATATTTCCAGGTGATCGAACTGCCCGTTTCGAGCTGGGTCCAGGAGATCTTGGCGTTGTCGCCCTCGCAAATGCCGCGCTTGGTGACAAAGTTGTAGACCCCGCCCTTGCCGTCCTTGCTGCCGGGGTACCAGTTCTGGATCGTGGAGTACTTGACCTCCGCATCCTTCGCCGCCACGATCTCCACGACGGCGGCGTGCAGCTGGTTTTCGTCTCGCATCGGGGCGGTGCAGCCTTCGAGATAGCTGACGTAGCTGCCTTCTTCCGCGACGATCAGGGTGCGCTCGAACTGCCCCGTGCCGGCCTCGTTGATGCGGAAGTAGGTCGACAGCTCCATCGGGCAATGCACGCCCTTCGGGATGTAGCAGAACGACCCGTCCGAGAAGACCGCCGAGTTCAGCGTCGCGTAAAAGTTGTCGGTATAGGGGACGACCGACCCGATGTATTTGCGGACGAGATCCGGGTGCTCCTGGATCGCCTCGCCCAGCGAGCAGAAGATGATGCCCAGTTCCGCCAGCTGCTCCTTGAAGGTGGTGGCGACGGAGACGCTGTCCATCACCACATCCACGGCCACGCCCACGAGGCGCTTCTGCTCCTGGAGCGAGATGCCGAGGCGCTCGAAGGTGCTCAGCAGCTCGGGGTCGACTTCATCCAGGCTGTCGTATTTGGGCCGTTTGTTCGGGGCGGAATAGTAGCTGATGTTCTGGAAGTCGATATCCGGATAGTCGAGGTGGGCCCAGCGGGGGTACGCCTCGCCGGCCTGCAGCGTCTGCCAGTGACGGAACGCGCGCAGGCGCCATTCCAGCATCCACTCCGGCTCGTTCTTCTTCGCCGAGATGAAACGGACCGTGTCTTCCGAAAG
Encoded proteins:
- the sufD gene encoding Fe-S cluster assembly protein SufD, producing MASHSNDSHLLENRFRDLFNANVGKALNGHHAAIRHMRQEAIDRFLTLGFPNRKSERWKYTNLSQTLSHPFALRLENDPSGVTCEIVDRHAIPDLEVYRIVLVNGYFQPMLSDLAGLPAGVVVSGLDSAGQAHADLFNAHFAHYASHSDEPFIALNTAFVVGGLFVHVPAGLALTRPIHIHNIVTGASDVFVQPRQLIVAGELASCTFIESQYSLASARTFTNSVTEVAAGREARVAHHTIQRMRPEDTLLTTLHAYQEATSHLTVTTVTLDGGIVRNNLNMLPDAEGCETHLNGLVLGRHTMHVDNHTLVDHAKPNCFSNELYKHILDDQSTAVFNGKVLVRLDAQKTNAYQSNKSVTLTDRARMFSKPELEIYADDVKCSHGATTGQLDAEALFYLRSRGLNERQARALMLTAFARDVIETVKLEPLRAYLDREMERILQD
- the sufC gene encoding Fe-S cluster assembly ATPase SufC, translated to MLQISNLHVSIEDKPILKGLNLTVNPGEVHAIMGPNGSGKSTLASVLAGRDLYEITEGAVDYMGHDLLDMEPDERALEGIFLAFQYPVELPGVSMSNFLRQAVNAQRAHRGEESISAAEFLQLMKERAKVVHLDPDLKRRAVNEGFSGGEKKRNEIFQMAMLQPRLAILDETDSGLDIDALRIVSEGVNQLRSPERSFLVITHYQRLLNYIVPDVVHVLLDGRIVKTGGKDLALELEEKGYDWIKEETVGTVA
- the sufB gene encoding Fe-S cluster assembly protein SufB yields the protein MSQSQSDTDFLHEVAGEEYKYGFVTQIEAETAPKGLSEDTVRFISAKKNEPEWMLEWRLRAFRHWQTLQAGEAYPRWAHLDYPDIDFQNISYYSAPNKRPKYDSLDEVDPELLSTFERLGISLQEQKRLVGVAVDVVMDSVSVATTFKEQLAELGIIFCSLGEAIQEHPDLVRKYIGSVVPYTDNFYATLNSAVFSDGSFCYIPKGVHCPMELSTYFRINEAGTGQFERTLIVAEEGSYVSYLEGCTAPMRDENQLHAAVVEIVAAKDAEVKYSTIQNWYPGSKDGKGGVYNFVTKRGICEGDNAKISWTQLETGSSITWKYPSVILKGDHSVGEFYSVAFTKGRQQADTGTKMIHLGKNTRSTIISKGISAGHSQNSYRGLVRVGRNAEGARNFSQCDSMLLGSTCGAHTFPYLEINNPTAQVEHEATTSKVGEDQIFYCNQRGISEEDAIKLIVNGFCKDILAKLPMEFAVEAQKLLAIELEGSVG